The DNA region TTGAAGCAACACAATGCCTCCGCTCCTTCATGCACTCAAGCATGCGACGTTGGGCCATAGGAAGATCTTCTCTCCCCGCGAGAGCAGCGGCTCGTACACGTAGCTCACTCCGGGGTGCCGCTCCACGCGGGAGGACCCCGTGACGACTACCACCTCGTAGTGCCTTCTCAACAGCCCCACTATTAGGTGGCGAGCTCGCCGCCGCTACCATCGGGCCAGTACCTCTCGGTAACGACGAGAATCCTACTCATAGTTTTCGGCTATATTGCGTCTTCACGATTTGCGCATACCAAGCTTTGGGTGTGGAGCGTGAGGGTCTTGGATCGCATTTTTATTTCGCTTGACAATCGTGACTGATCGTGACTACGAGCGAGCTGTTGTAGCCGTACAGTGTACGGTGTCCGCACTATAAGCACACTAGAGTAGTATAGTATGAATGTTAAGCTCGGATAACCCATTCAGGTAACTACCTCTTAGCGGCTTTCTAACAGTTTGATATTAACAGAGAAATAATAAGGTACCAAAACTCCAGTATTGACTGTACAAGCCATTATAAATAAGGTTACACGTTCTAACAGCATTAGCTACTTGGGAGTTTATGTATTTATAAGCGGTTTGATTAAAATATATTGGTGTTATAAAATCATTCAGAGCAAAAGCCCTTATGTTGGATTTAGTTGTAATGCCATAGCTTTCAGTGAAATAATACAATCCACTGTTAATAGAATTGATATAGTTGAAAGGCTGGCCAAGAATTGCCACGGTGATGGTTATAGTTGAAACTAAAGCCAAGAGTAGGGTGAAGATCAAGGTAAAGTCTTTTATTATATACATAACTTTCTTATATCCATATAAGAAAGTAGCTGTAATTAAACTTATTGATAAAGCCACTACTCTAGGAATGGTTTCTATCGAATATTGCATTATGATTGCAGGAATCATTATTGAGATCATTGGGAGTAAAATTCTTTTCCAAAAATCAGTATCACGAATTTTTGAAAATACTCCAAAAATTAATAATAAAATAAGAATACTTGAACCTAATTCTAGCGTTAATCTATATGTAAAAGAATATATCGATCCGGAATACTGAGGAATGAGAATCAATATATCCGTACGGTGGAAATAGTTAGATAGAGTATTTATTACCGTACTTAAGCCAAGAGTGAAAATCCAAGATGCATAAATAAATCTAAATGCTACAAATAGACTAACGATAGCTAGAATAAGTATAAGCAAAACTTTTTTTGATTTATAATAAATAATTTGATACAAAGAAAAGTAAAGGAGATAAAAGACGAGTGATAGAGTCGAAAATCCATGAAAGAACGGTAAAACTGCTATGAAAAGTGATGTAATTATATAGTCTTTTTTTGTTAAATTTTGTTTAAATAAAGTTATATAAATAAGGAGACCAAATAGTGGTAGAAATGATGCTGTAGTCAATTGATAGACCTTGAAAGTATAGAGGAGAACAAGAGGTGCGATAAAATAGACACGTAGATAGAAATCGCTTTCCTTTTTACCAAAGATGGCTCTTACAGTTAAGTATATCGATACTAATGTTAAAATTAAATATATATTTTTAATAAAGTATGTAGTTATTATTGTATCCGATTTAGTAAATAGGTATAACGTATAATCTGATATGTACGGTATAGGCCAATTTAGAAATACATTCAAATAAGGACTTACATGAGCATATTTTATGACTTTATTCAATATATCATAAACTGTAGATATAACATAATTATCATTACCTGAAATAACAAAAAACTCAGGATTATACACTATAAATAATAATATTATTTGTAAATAAAGTTTCATGAAGGTATTTTTTATAAATATAATTACTAATATGAGAAAAGAAAGAATTAATAGATATAATAGTATAATTAATTCCTTTAGTATAAAAATTGACATAGGCATCTCAAATGCTGATTTTTTGGGAAGTAAAAACATGAATAAATACAATAGTAATGTCGATGAAATAATTAATATATTTTCTTTATTAATTTTGTTCATCATTTATTGAATTAAATTAAATATTTTATAAAAAGGACCCTTAATTTCTTGCTGGAGAACATCACCGTCAGCGGTTGCGCAAGGTATCCCGCCGTTGTAGAGTGACTTATCATTATGTTATATATAGAGAGCGGAAAGATATCGAGCCACAACTTGGCTCCATGTAGGTACTATGGGCTTGGGTTTCGACGGCACTATCTCTAAGAAACGCTTTATTTTATCAGCTATAATTTCGTCGGGCCCCTGGAGCGGGACGATGAGCGTCCTCGGCCTTCCGGCGAAGTTTTTCCCCCAGGGCTCCGCGGCCACCGCCGGCGTCCCCACGGCGTTTGCTTCGTTGATCGTCTGGCCGAACGCCTCCTTCTCTGACAGTAGCGCGAATAGCGCGGCGCGGGACAAGGCCTCTATGTACTTCTCGTAGGGCTGAGGCGGCTCCACGACGTGCTTCACGCCTGCGCGCTTGAGGCGCCTCTCGAGCTCCCTCCTGTAGGGGCCGTCCCCGTATATCCTGAGCTCCAGGTCGTGTCCTCTCTCGTTGAGTAGCTTCACGATGTTTCCGAGCCTGTGCACGTTCTTGTACTTCTCGATGCGGCCGCTGTACATGACGTAGTTCTCGGGCCTCCACTCCACCGACGTTATCCACTCCTCCACGCCGTGTTCCACGACCACCGGCCTCCGGCCGAAGTGTTTCTCCACGAGCTCCGCCTCGTATGGAGACACCGCGTGCACCACGTCGACGTCTTTCAGTAGCCGCCTCACGGCGATCCTCCACGCGGTCCACAAAGCCCTCCTGACCGGCGTGTGGCCCGTTCCGTGGTAATGCGGCGTCAGCACCTTCCTCGCGCCGACGCCCCCCGCCGCCCTCAGCACGTGCATGGTGAACACGCTGTGGACGCTGTGGAGGTGGATCACGTCAGCAACCCGCGCCTCGTCCCTCACGAGCGCCTCGAGCCTCCTCCGTGCCCTCGGCACGTGGTAGGCCCCTCCCGGGCTCCACACGGGCCACCTCACGACCCTCACGCCGTTTACCTCCTCCTCCCTCGGCGCCTCCGCCCCGGGCTCCCCGGCCAGCACAGCTACCTCGTGCCCCAACTTGGCCAGCCTCTCGGCCACACTCTTCACGACGTACTCCACGCCGCCTACGTGGGGGTAGTAGCTGGGGGCCACGAAAAGGATCCTCATAAGTCCCTGTCCTGCTTCCGCCACACCGCCTCCTTGGTCCAGAGGTTCCTCACCGCCGCGGCTAGATACTCCGATAACTGAGCAACGCTGGAGTCTCTAGGTGGCAACTTCATTTTTCCCAGACCAGGTCTTTGTTCCAGAGATTTCTGATGAAGCCGGCTACCAGGTATAGTTGGTTTTGGATCCACACTCGGTAAAGTTTGAATGTCAGCAACGCCATTCCGATGGCCAACAATACAAGTGCATGCAGCGATCTATATAGCACCAGAGCCGTAGCTAGCAAGGCTATGCCGGCTATCAATAGCCAGGGGTTGACTATGTGGAGCCACCATTCGATTTTCCATATTATATCGAATTCTGATTTTTTATAAAATCCACGCTTCTTTGCATATTGTTTTGTTTTAAGGAAATGTAATATTAGATGTTGCGCCCTTCTAATTTTCCTCATGGTTTGATTTCTCAGTATTTCTTTTGCTACTACGTCGTCCACCAAGATAGCTCTATATCCCATGAAGGCTATTATGGATGCAGGCGTGCTATCGTTATTTCCCGTGTAGAGCGGCAGGCCTACTTTTCGTATTAGCTCCGCTCGAAAGGCCATGAGCGGCGCATTGTGTATAGGTGTGCTGTGCTTTTTAGACTCCGCGACTCTTATCGCATTAAAGTAGCTCCTATATGTACTCTCGTTTTCATCGTAATCCAGCGGCGCTATGGTTGAGGAAACCGCTCCTATAGAGGGGTTCGCGAAATATTTCACAATTTTCGAGATGGCATCGTGTGGCCATAAGGCGTCAGCATCGGCGAAGATTACTATTTCGCTGCCATCTGACACGTATTTCAGAGCCTCGTTCAAGGAGGGAACGAGCCCTCTTCGCTGGGGTTCTCGGATTAACTTGACCTTTAAATCTGGATGCTCCCTCGCCCACCTCTCCGCTATCTCGGGCGTCCCGTCGGTCGACGCACCGTCCGCCACGATCACCTCCAGCCTGTCCCGGGGGTAGTCCTGTTGGTAGATGTTTTCGAGTCTCTGGGCGATGTTGTCGGCCTCGTTGTAGGTG from Pyrobaculum arsenaticum DSM 13514 includes:
- a CDS encoding glycosyltransferase family 4 protein, coding for MRILFVAPSYYPHVGGVEYVVKSVAERLAKLGHEVAVLAGEPGAEAPREEEVNGVRVVRWPVWSPGGAYHVPRARRRLEALVRDEARVADVIHLHSVHSVFTMHVLRAAGGVGARKVLTPHYHGTGHTPVRRALWTAWRIAVRRLLKDVDVVHAVSPYEAELVEKHFGRRPVVVEHGVEEWITSVEWRPENYVMYSGRIEKYKNVHRLGNIVKLLNERGHDLELRIYGDGPYRRELERRLKRAGVKHVVEPPQPYEKYIEALSRAALFALLSEKEAFGQTINEANAVGTPAVAAEPWGKNFAGRPRTLIVPLQGPDEIIADKIKRFLEIVPSKPKPIVPTWSQVVARYLSALYI
- a CDS encoding glycosyltransferase family 2 protein is translated as MLFELGLALAALHFGVPLGYYAAAKRWLRRDWGIKEDVRYTPRVTVIIPTYNEADNIAQRLENIYQQDYPRDRLEVIVADGASTDGTPEIAERWAREHPDLKVKLIREPQRRGLVPSLNEALKYVSDGSEIVIFADADALWPHDAISKIVKYFANPSIGAVSSTIAPLDYDENESTYRSYFNAIRVAESKKHSTPIHNAPLMAFRAELIRKVGLPLYTGNNDSTPASIIAFMGYRAILVDDVVAKEILRNQTMRKIRRAQHLILHFLKTKQYAKKRGFYKKSEFDIIWKIEWWLHIVNPWLLIAGIALLATALVLYRSLHALVLLAIGMALLTFKLYRVWIQNQLYLVAGFIRNLWNKDLVWEK